One genomic segment of Ferrimonas sp. YFM includes these proteins:
- a CDS encoding biotin/lipoyl-binding protein, translating into MLEGLAVWALFIYLLRLVGMPWNTYTKGFSYLGGAGWLLFVWVGLLNYTPMDLSGGSLVQSPHVQLRPGNTQIKGKVKALHVEPNQYVTEGQLIYELDDEPYRIALASSEASLKAKQASLAVAKEGVAIAEAEFREAQKDIEISQNDLVAAEEDLSWKRSQLTRFNEQNRVVPQSVTESLLDEQKNKVESARAKVVALEAAIERNQASADKKRLSVDKQRLSVQSTAAEVEVARQKVSQDSWNLESTKVYAPADGFMTNFILRPGQYIGAVARINMFTSEKYVLMRVNHQAMRNLKVGQSAEFASAIYPGTIFRAEVTGIVKATGESQGNLIGREESVRQTTGANVQNKHHFVRLKIHEPEGTNIPVGSVGLAWVSGEKPIAFLNFLDVIRGIIIRMKSQIYYFYSM; encoded by the coding sequence ATGCTTGAGGGATTGGCGGTATGGGCCCTGTTTATCTACCTGCTCAGGCTGGTGGGCATGCCCTGGAACACTTACACCAAGGGCTTCTCTTATCTGGGCGGGGCCGGTTGGTTGCTGTTTGTCTGGGTGGGGCTGCTGAACTACACCCCCATGGATCTGTCCGGTGGCTCTTTGGTGCAATCGCCCCACGTTCAGCTTCGTCCCGGCAATACCCAGATCAAGGGCAAGGTAAAGGCGCTGCACGTGGAGCCCAACCAGTACGTTACCGAGGGGCAGCTGATCTATGAGCTGGACGATGAGCCCTATCGCATCGCCCTGGCCAGCTCAGAGGCCAGCCTCAAGGCCAAGCAGGCGTCTCTGGCCGTGGCCAAAGAGGGCGTCGCCATTGCCGAAGCGGAGTTCCGTGAGGCTCAGAAGGACATTGAGATCAGCCAGAACGATCTGGTGGCCGCCGAAGAGGATCTCAGCTGGAAGCGCTCGCAATTGACCCGCTTTAACGAGCAGAACCGGGTGGTGCCCCAGTCGGTGACCGAGAGCTTGCTGGATGAGCAGAAGAACAAGGTAGAGAGTGCCAGGGCCAAGGTGGTGGCCCTGGAGGCGGCCATCGAGCGTAACCAGGCCAGCGCCGACAAGAAGCGTCTGAGCGTCGACAAGCAGCGTCTGTCGGTGCAATCCACCGCTGCCGAGGTGGAGGTGGCTCGCCAGAAGGTGTCCCAGGACAGCTGGAACCTGGAGTCCACCAAGGTGTATGCCCCGGCGGACGGCTTCATGACCAACTTCATCCTGCGCCCCGGGCAATACATCGGCGCGGTGGCCAGAATCAACATGTTCACCAGCGAGAAGTACGTGCTGATGCGGGTTAATCATCAGGCGATGCGTAATCTCAAGGTGGGTCAGAGCGCCGAGTTTGCGTCCGCCATCTACCCGGGCACCATCTTTCGCGCCGAGGTGACCGGCATCGTCAAGGCCACCGGGGAATCCCAGGGGAACCTGATTGGCCGGGAGGAGTCAGTGAGGCAGACCACGGGCGCCAATGTGCAGAACAAGCACCACTTTGTCAGGTTGAAGATTCACGAGCCGGAAGGGACCAACATCCCGGTGGGGTCTGTGGGACTGGCTTGGGTCAGCGGTGAAAAGCCCATCGCTTTCCTCAACTTCCTGGATGTAATCCGCGGGATCATCATCCGCATGAAGTCGCAGATCTACTATTTCTACTCCATGTAA
- a CDS encoding ABC transporter ATP-binding protein — MLAHTKRTALTGLQAPSSPPKVVQLRATGVSAGYSGTPVIHQVNLELFKGEIACLLGPSGCGKSTLLKAIAGFQPLMAGELWMEQRLLSSTREQLPPEQRNIGMVFQDIALFPHLTVAQNIAYGLHRQPKAEQRPRIDELLSLIRLEGHGDRYPHELSGGQQQRVALARALAPKPDLLLLDEPFSGLDAHLKEELVPEVRRILSQEGITALLVTHDQQEAFSIADRVAVVHQGHIEQWDTPYAIYHKPATRFVASFVGQGRLIKAQALANHRVQTALSSAPWNQQHNFAPHTPLEMLIRPTDLRIDDEGELKARITARQFRGAGSLYEVELASGERVLCTSASMEHQVGQFVGLTLQMKDAALFEAVAD; from the coding sequence ATGCTGGCTCACACCAAACGTACCGCCCTGACCGGCCTCCAGGCGCCCTCCTCGCCCCCCAAAGTGGTTCAGCTCAGGGCCACAGGGGTCAGCGCCGGCTACAGCGGCACCCCGGTGATTCATCAGGTCAATCTGGAGCTGTTCAAGGGAGAGATCGCCTGCCTGCTGGGTCCCAGTGGTTGTGGCAAATCCACTCTGCTCAAAGCGATCGCCGGCTTCCAGCCCCTAATGGCCGGGGAACTATGGATGGAGCAGCGGCTGCTCTCCTCCACCCGGGAACAACTGCCACCGGAGCAGCGCAACATCGGCATGGTGTTTCAGGACATCGCCCTGTTCCCCCATCTGACCGTGGCCCAGAACATCGCCTATGGGCTCCATCGCCAGCCCAAGGCAGAACAACGGCCGAGGATCGACGAACTGCTCAGCCTGATTCGCCTGGAGGGGCACGGCGATCGCTACCCCCACGAGCTCTCCGGCGGACAGCAACAGCGGGTGGCCCTGGCAAGGGCCCTGGCCCCCAAGCCGGATCTGCTGCTGTTGGATGAGCCCTTCTCCGGGCTCGACGCTCACCTCAAGGAGGAGCTGGTGCCCGAAGTTCGGCGCATCCTGAGTCAGGAGGGGATCACCGCCCTGCTGGTCACCCACGACCAGCAGGAAGCATTCTCCATCGCCGACCGGGTGGCAGTGGTGCATCAGGGTCATATCGAACAGTGGGACACCCCTTACGCCATCTACCACAAACCCGCCACCCGCTTTGTGGCCAGTTTTGTCGGTCAGGGGAGACTGATAAAAGCCCAGGCCCTGGCCAACCACAGAGTGCAGACGGCGCTGAGTTCCGCCCCCTGGAATCAGCAGCACAATTTCGCGCCACACACCCCGCTGGAGATGCTGATTCGCCCAACGGACCTGCGCATCGACGACGAGGGCGAACTCAAGGCCAGGATCACCGCCAGGCAGTTTCGCGGCGCCGGGTCTCTGTATGAGGTGGAGCTGGCCAGTGGCGAGCGGGTACTGTGCACCAGTGCTTCCATGGAACATCAGGTGGGCCAGTTCGTGGGGCTGACGCTGCAGATGAAGGACGCGGCCCTGTTTGAAGCTGTGGCCGACTAG
- a CDS encoding iron ABC transporter permease — MTLSRVNPLLVGAITIALVLMVPLMTVTGQSLAGSLEVWRHLWQTVLGEYTVNSALLAIGVALLVTLIGVPTAWLTARCNFPGRRLLSLLLLMPMAMPAYIIAYTYTGLLDYAGPVQQWIRDLTGLGYGQYWFFEIRSLGGAIAMLSLVLYPYVYLMSRAAFLSLSDRMIDTSRSLGVSSLGEMRRVILPLARPAIVVGVALALMETLADYGTVEYFGVPTFTTGIFRTYYGFGDGNAAAQLSLLLLGFVLILLTLETHSRRRVKYFANGDPQGQVRRKTISGYPGWLAALVCLVPPSLGFLLPAALLLRWSLVSDEAATSQFWTLAWNSFSLAAMAALLSLTLALILAYALRAQHRRLTRLSVRLASLGYALPGTIVAIGVLSALTWVDHHLVAGVETALARMGWTVDLGLLFSGSLAALLFAYAVRFMAVSIGAVHSGLQSIQPSLDHSARSLGSSPGQVLWKIHLPLLRRSALTALLIVFVDVLKELPATLMLRPFNFNTLAVRAFELASDERLIDAAPASLMIVAVGIIPVILLNKSITEAH; from the coding sequence ATGACCCTCTCCCGCGTCAATCCGCTGCTTGTGGGCGCCATCACCATCGCACTGGTGCTGATGGTGCCCCTGATGACCGTCACCGGCCAGAGCCTGGCGGGCTCTCTTGAGGTGTGGCGGCACCTGTGGCAGACGGTGCTGGGAGAGTACACGGTCAACTCTGCACTGTTGGCGATCGGTGTGGCCCTGCTGGTCACCCTTATCGGAGTGCCTACTGCCTGGCTTACCGCCCGCTGCAACTTCCCCGGCCGCCGCCTCCTGAGCCTGCTGCTGCTGATGCCGATGGCGATGCCCGCCTACATCATCGCCTACACCTACACGGGATTGCTGGATTATGCCGGACCGGTGCAGCAGTGGATCCGCGACCTCACCGGCCTGGGCTATGGCCAGTACTGGTTTTTTGAGATCCGTTCCCTGGGCGGCGCCATCGCCATGCTGTCACTGGTGCTCTACCCCTATGTCTATCTGATGAGCCGGGCCGCCTTTCTCTCCCTGTCCGATCGGATGATAGACACCAGCCGCAGCCTTGGGGTCTCCTCCCTGGGAGAGATGCGCCGGGTGATTCTGCCCCTGGCCCGTCCCGCCATCGTGGTGGGTGTGGCTCTGGCGCTGATGGAAACCCTGGCGGATTACGGCACCGTGGAGTATTTCGGTGTCCCTACCTTCACCACCGGCATATTCCGCACCTACTACGGCTTTGGCGATGGCAACGCCGCCGCCCAGTTGTCGCTGCTGCTGCTGGGGTTTGTGCTGATATTACTGACTCTGGAAACCCACTCCCGCCGAAGGGTGAAGTACTTTGCCAATGGCGATCCCCAGGGCCAGGTTCGCCGCAAGACGATCTCCGGTTACCCTGGCTGGCTGGCCGCTCTGGTGTGTCTGGTGCCACCGTCCCTTGGCTTCCTGTTACCCGCAGCCCTGCTGCTGCGCTGGAGCCTTGTCAGCGATGAGGCCGCCACCAGCCAGTTTTGGACACTGGCCTGGAACTCCTTCTCCCTGGCCGCCATGGCCGCCCTGCTCTCTCTGACTCTGGCGCTGATCCTGGCCTATGCCCTGAGAGCCCAACACCGCAGGTTAACCCGGCTCTCTGTCAGGCTGGCGTCTTTGGGTTACGCCCTTCCCGGCACCATAGTCGCCATCGGCGTGCTCAGCGCCCTGACCTGGGTGGATCATCATCTGGTGGCCGGAGTGGAAACCGCCCTGGCCCGCATGGGATGGACGGTGGATCTGGGACTGCTGTTCTCCGGATCACTGGCCGCACTGCTGTTCGCCTATGCGGTGCGTTTTATGGCAGTCTCCATTGGCGCGGTACACAGCGGCCTGCAGAGCATACAGCCCAGCCTGGACCACAGCGCCAGATCTTTGGGCAGCAGCCCGGGGCAGGTCCTGTGGAAAATTCATCTGCCGCTGCTGCGACGCAGTGCCCTGACCGCCCTGTTGATAGTGTTTGTGGATGTGCTCAAGGAGCTGCCTGCGACTTTGATGCTCAGGCCCTTCAACTTCAACACCCTGGCGGTGCGAGCCTTCGAGCTTGCCTCTGACGAGCGCCTCATCGATGCGGCGCCCGCGTCACTGATGATCGTCGCCGTGGGGATCATCCCGGTGATCCTACTGAACAAATCCATTACGGAGGCCCACTGA
- a CDS encoding Fe(3+) ABC transporter substrate-binding protein encodes MQKLLALSLLMPLALTPSLLQAEELNIYSSRKEALIKPLLDKFSEQSGIKVNLVTGKDDALITRLKREGNRSPADILITADAGRLHRAKAGELLQPMTNSDALKQVPANLKDQDNQWVGLTMRARPIFYVKGKVSPDELSTYEALTDAKWQGRICIRSSSNIYNQSLMASLIDADGADKAQAFATGLVTNMARPPAGGDTDQLRAAAAGVCDIAIANTYYYGRLANSDDASNQKVVQQLGLFWPNQADRGTHVNVSGIGITRSAKNQEAAAKLIDFMLTEEAQNWYAQVNNEYPVLPGVSASKVLASWGEFKADDISLNRLGTLNRQAVEIMDRAGWK; translated from the coding sequence ATGCAAAAGCTCCTGGCCCTCTCCCTGCTGATGCCCCTGGCTCTGACGCCGTCGCTGCTGCAGGCGGAGGAACTGAACATCTACTCCTCACGCAAGGAAGCGCTGATCAAACCTCTGCTGGACAAGTTTTCCGAGCAGAGTGGCATCAAGGTCAACCTGGTGACCGGCAAAGATGACGCCCTTATCACCCGACTGAAAAGAGAGGGCAACCGCTCTCCTGCAGACATACTGATCACCGCCGATGCCGGACGCCTGCATCGTGCCAAAGCCGGTGAGCTGTTGCAGCCTATGACCAACAGCGATGCCCTGAAGCAAGTCCCCGCTAACCTCAAAGACCAGGACAATCAATGGGTGGGGCTGACCATGCGTGCCCGTCCCATCTTCTACGTCAAAGGCAAGGTCTCCCCTGACGAACTCTCCACCTATGAGGCGCTGACCGACGCAAAATGGCAGGGCAGAATCTGCATCCGATCCTCGAGCAACATCTACAACCAATCGTTGATGGCGTCCCTGATTGATGCGGACGGTGCCGACAAGGCCCAGGCCTTCGCCACCGGACTGGTGACGAATATGGCAAGGCCGCCGGCCGGGGGCGACACCGACCAGCTGCGCGCCGCCGCGGCCGGTGTGTGCGACATCGCCATCGCCAACACCTACTACTACGGCCGCCTGGCCAACAGCGACGACGCCAGCAACCAGAAAGTGGTGCAACAACTGGGGCTATTCTGGCCGAACCAGGCCGATCGCGGCACCCATGTGAACGTCAGTGGCATTGGCATCACCCGCTCCGCCAAAAACCAGGAAGCCGCCGCCAAACTCATCGATTTTATGCTCACCGAGGAGGCGCAAAACTGGTACGCCCAGGTCAACAACGAATACCCGGTCCTGCCCGGTGTGTCAGCGTCGAAAGTGCTGGCCAGCTGGGGCGAGTTCAAGGCCGACGACATCAGCCTGAATCGTCTGGGCACCCTCAATCGTCAGGCGGTTGAGATCATGGACCGGGCAGGCTGGAAGTAG
- a CDS encoding putative nucleotidyltransferase substrate binding domain-containing protein, with protein MNAELLEIQGFLSQYPPFDDLPEEILSEVVTQVEIAYVRESQAILAVGQEIHDLYVVRSGAVELYRRNGDLYNRLDEGGVFGQLGLLTHNKVRFPATAIEDTLLYCIPEEVFHRLNDEYDSFADFVEVENSVRLRQAVSSGFDTNDMTTSKVVTLLSGDPVWVESKCSIHAAAAKMAEENLSSLLVWNDSVEDEGEQLQGIITEKDLCSKVVAHGLDITLPISEVMSTEVITLDNNAYVYEAMLYMLRHNVHHLPVVKGSKPLGIISLTDIVRYESQNSLLLVSSIFKQQSLEELEQLSHQVKDCFVRLVNEDANAHMVGSAMAVIGRSFKQRILELAEELMGPPPVPYCFLALGSMARDEQLIVTDQDNAIILDDEYRQELHGDYFTSLSEWVCDALDRCGYPRCTGGIMATNPMWRMTRQEWESCFADWIDDPNPKALLNSSIFFDLEGVHGRVKWAEQLNGFIVRRARKNNRFLACLARNALNRTPPLGFFKEFVMEKDGRHNNSINLKRRGTAPLADLIRVHALAVGSRAQNSFERLDDIIDAGILPKGKAEDIRDAMEFISMVRIRHQARDVELGQEPDNNIEPENMSDFERRNLKDAFQVLSNAQNFLKYRYQASSFA; from the coding sequence ATGAACGCTGAACTGTTGGAGATTCAGGGATTTCTGTCCCAGTATCCCCCCTTTGATGACCTGCCTGAGGAGATCCTCAGCGAGGTGGTCACCCAGGTCGAGATCGCCTATGTGCGCGAGTCTCAGGCGATCCTGGCGGTGGGGCAGGAGATTCACGATCTCTATGTGGTGCGCAGCGGCGCCGTGGAGCTGTATCGTCGCAATGGCGACCTCTACAACCGCCTGGATGAGGGCGGGGTGTTTGGTCAATTGGGTCTGCTGACCCACAACAAGGTGCGCTTTCCCGCCACCGCCATCGAAGACACTCTGCTCTACTGCATCCCCGAGGAGGTGTTTCATCGTCTCAACGACGAGTACGATTCCTTCGCGGACTTTGTGGAGGTGGAGAACTCGGTACGGCTCAGGCAAGCGGTCTCCAGTGGCTTCGATACCAATGACATGACCACCTCCAAGGTGGTGACCCTGCTCAGCGGCGATCCGGTGTGGGTGGAGAGCAAATGCAGTATTCACGCGGCGGCGGCCAAGATGGCGGAAGAGAACCTGTCGTCGCTGCTGGTGTGGAACGACAGTGTTGAGGATGAGGGGGAGCAGCTTCAGGGGATCATTACCGAGAAGGATCTCTGCAGCAAGGTGGTGGCCCACGGGCTGGACATCACCCTGCCCATCTCAGAGGTGATGAGCACCGAGGTGATTACCCTGGACAACAACGCCTATGTGTATGAAGCGATGCTCTACATGCTCAGGCACAACGTCCATCACCTGCCTGTGGTTAAGGGCAGCAAGCCTCTGGGGATCATCTCCCTGACCGACATCGTTCGCTACGAGTCTCAGAACAGCCTGCTGCTGGTGAGTTCCATCTTTAAGCAGCAGAGCCTGGAGGAGCTGGAGCAGCTTTCCCATCAGGTGAAAGACTGCTTTGTGCGCCTGGTCAACGAGGATGCCAATGCCCATATGGTGGGCAGTGCCATGGCGGTGATTGGCCGCAGCTTTAAGCAGCGCATCCTGGAGCTGGCCGAGGAGCTGATGGGCCCTCCGCCTGTGCCTTACTGTTTCCTGGCGCTGGGCTCCATGGCCCGGGACGAGCAGCTGATCGTCACCGATCAGGACAACGCCATCATACTGGACGACGAGTATCGCCAGGAGCTGCACGGTGATTATTTCACCTCGCTGTCCGAGTGGGTGTGTGATGCCCTGGACAGGTGTGGCTACCCCAGGTGTACCGGCGGCATCATGGCCACCAACCCAATGTGGCGCATGACCCGCCAGGAGTGGGAGAGCTGCTTCGCCGACTGGATTGACGACCCCAACCCCAAGGCGCTGCTCAACTCCTCCATCTTCTTCGATCTGGAGGGGGTGCATGGCCGGGTGAAGTGGGCCGAGCAGCTCAATGGCTTTATCGTGCGCCGGGCTCGTAAGAACAACCGCTTCCTCGCCTGCCTGGCACGCAACGCCCTGAACCGCACGCCGCCTCTGGGCTTCTTCAAGGAGTTTGTGATGGAGAAGGATGGTCGCCACAACAACTCCATCAACCTCAAACGCCGGGGCACGGCGCCGTTGGCGGATCTGATTCGGGTCCATGCCCTGGCGGTGGGCTCCCGGGCGCAAAACTCCTTCGAGCGCCTGGATGACATCATCGACGCGGGTATCCTGCCCAAGGGCAAAGCTGAGGACATCCGTGACGCCATGGAGTTTATCTCCATGGTGCGCATCCGCCACCAGGCACGGGATGTGGAACTGGGCCAGGAGCCGGACAACAACATCGAGCCGGAAAACATGTCGGACTTTGAGCGGCGTAACCTCAAGGACGCCTTCCAGGTGCTGAGCAATGCTCAGAACTTTCTAAAATACCGCTACCAGGCCAGCAGTTTCGCTTAA
- a CDS encoding 3'-5' exonuclease has translation MFDWWKRRKRHNDWVALFDQASGQARDPRLKRFYDKGLVAPETPLSQVPFVALDFETTGLNPERDAIVSAGWVPFDLNRVYCRQAGQFLVQPERPLNDESVVIHGITHSDVDEAPDFTKMIAPLLEALGGAIPVVHFKQIERPFLDQALKTRLGEGVQFPLVDTMELEQTILQHQMGSRWNRLVGKKAPSVRLGACRQRYGLPVYQPHHALTDAIATAELFQAQVAYHLSPQTPISEIWD, from the coding sequence ATGTTTGATTGGTGGAAACGCCGAAAACGCCACAACGACTGGGTGGCTCTGTTTGACCAGGCCAGCGGCCAGGCCCGGGATCCCAGGCTGAAGCGCTTCTATGACAAGGGGTTGGTGGCGCCGGAGACGCCCCTGTCACAGGTGCCCTTTGTGGCTCTGGACTTTGAGACCACGGGGCTGAATCCCGAGCGTGACGCCATCGTTTCTGCGGGGTGGGTGCCCTTTGATCTGAACCGGGTCTACTGCCGCCAGGCGGGCCAGTTCCTGGTGCAGCCGGAGCGCCCCCTTAACGACGAGTCGGTGGTGATCCACGGCATCACTCACAGCGACGTGGATGAGGCCCCGGACTTTACCAAGATGATAGCCCCTCTGCTGGAGGCCCTGGGAGGCGCCATTCCCGTGGTGCACTTCAAGCAGATTGAGCGTCCTTTTCTCGATCAGGCACTGAAAACCCGATTGGGGGAGGGGGTGCAGTTTCCTCTGGTGGACACCATGGAGCTGGAGCAGACCATATTGCAGCATCAGATGGGCAGTCGCTGGAATCGCCTGGTGGGCAAGAAGGCACCTTCGGTGCGCCTCGGTGCCTGCCGCCAGCGCTATGGCCTGCCGGTGTACCAGCCTCACCACGCGCTCACCGATGCTATCGCCACTGCTGAGCTGTTTCAGGCCCAGGTGGCTTATCATCTCTCTCCCCAGACGCCCATCTCAGAGATCTGGGATTGA
- a CDS encoding BCCT family transporter, translating to MTKGIDKYSIDSTDYTIGQDNVQKWGIDVHNPVFGISAGLIILFLIGTLVTDAATAKAALDGIKWKIINNFDGLFIWSGNIFVIFCLALVVSPFGKIRLGGDNAEADFSFLSWLAMLFAAGMGIGLMFWSVAEPVAYFTGWYETPLGVEPNTPEAARLALGATMFHWGLHPWAIYGVVALSLAFFTYNKGLPLSMRAIFYPLLGDRTWGWPGHIVDILAVVATLFGLATSLGLGAQQAASGINHVFGIDGGMGLQILVIAVVTMLAVVSVYRGIEGGVKLLSNINMLLALLLVVVVALLGFGVVLGAIPTTLMAYLENLVPLSNPHGRPDEAWMHGWTVFYWAWWISWSPFVGMFIARVSKGRTVREFIVAVLIVPTLVTLIWMSVFGGLALDQVVNQVGVLGTNGLREVPLAMFEMFESLPMSDLLSVVAIILVMVFFITSSDSGSLVIDSITAGGKVDAPVVQRIFWAFIEGAIAAALLWIGGTESIQALQAGAISTALPFTVILLMMCVSLVMGMRTESRFR from the coding sequence TCCTCTTTCTCATCGGTACTCTCGTTACCGACGCCGCCACCGCAAAAGCCGCACTCGACGGAATCAAATGGAAGATCATCAACAACTTCGACGGACTCTTTATCTGGTCCGGTAACATCTTCGTGATCTTCTGTTTGGCTCTGGTTGTCTCCCCCTTCGGCAAGATTCGCCTGGGCGGTGACAATGCGGAAGCGGACTTCTCTTTCCTCTCCTGGCTGGCCATGCTCTTCGCCGCCGGGATGGGCATCGGCCTGATGTTCTGGAGCGTGGCAGAGCCGGTGGCCTACTTCACCGGCTGGTATGAAACCCCACTGGGTGTAGAACCCAACACCCCGGAAGCGGCCAGACTGGCCCTGGGTGCCACCATGTTCCACTGGGGTCTGCACCCCTGGGCCATCTATGGCGTGGTCGCCCTGTCTCTGGCGTTCTTCACCTACAACAAGGGACTGCCCCTCTCCATGCGGGCCATCTTCTACCCACTGCTGGGGGACCGCACCTGGGGCTGGCCCGGTCACATCGTCGACATCCTGGCGGTGGTGGCCACCCTGTTCGGTCTGGCCACCTCCCTGGGCCTGGGCGCCCAACAGGCCGCCAGCGGCATCAACCATGTCTTCGGCATCGACGGCGGCATGGGACTGCAGATCCTGGTGATCGCCGTAGTCACCATGTTGGCGGTGGTGTCCGTCTACCGGGGCATCGAAGGCGGCGTTAAGCTGCTGTCCAACATCAACATGCTGCTGGCCCTGCTGCTGGTGGTGGTCGTCGCCCTGCTGGGCTTCGGCGTAGTGCTGGGTGCCATTCCCACCACCCTGATGGCTTACCTGGAAAACCTGGTGCCCCTGAGTAACCCCCATGGCCGCCCCGACGAAGCCTGGATGCACGGCTGGACCGTGTTCTACTGGGCCTGGTGGATCTCCTGGTCGCCTTTCGTCGGCATGTTTATCGCCCGGGTCTCCAAAGGCCGTACCGTGCGCGAGTTCATCGTAGCGGTGCTGATCGTGCCGACTCTGGTGACTCTGATCTGGATGTCTGTGTTTGGCGGCCTGGCCCTGGATCAGGTGGTCAATCAGGTCGGCGTCCTGGGTACCAACGGCCTGCGTGAAGTGCCCCTGGCGATGTTCGAGATGTTTGAGAGCCTGCCAATGAGCGACCTGCTCTCCGTGGTGGCGATCATCCTGGTAATGGTGTTCTTCATCACCTCCTCCGATTCCGGCTCCCTGGTGATCGACAGCATCACCGCCGGCGGCAAGGTGGATGCCCCTGTGGTTCAGCGCATCTTCTGGGCCTTCATCGAAGGGGCCATCGCCGCAGCCCTGCTGTGGATTGGCGGCACCGAGTCCATCCAGGCACTGCAGGCGGGCGCCATCTCCACCGCCCTGCCCTTCACGGTGATCCTGCTGATGATGTGCGTCAGCTTGGTGATGGGGATGCGCACCGAATCGCGCTTCCGCTAA